NNNNNNNNNNNNNNNNNNNNNNNNNNNNNNNNNNNNNNNNNNNNNNNNNNNNNNNNNNNNNNNNNNNNNNNNNNNNNNNNNNNNNNNNNNNNNNNNNNNNNNNNNNNNNNNNNNNNNNNNNNNNNNNNNNNNNNNNNNNNNNNNNNNNNNNNNNNNNNNNNNNNNNNNNNNNNNNNNNNNNNNNNNNNNNNNNNNNNNNNNNNNNNNNNNNNNNNNNNNNNNNNNNNNNNNNNNNNNNNNNNNNNNNNNNNNNNNNNNNNNNNNNNNNNNNNNNNNNNNNNNNNNNNNNNNNNNNNNNNNNNNNNNNNNNNNNNNNNNNNNNNNNNNNNNNNNNNNNNNNNNNNNNNNNNNNNNNNNNNNNNNNNNNNNNNNNNNNNNNNNNNNNNNNNNNNNNNNNNNNNNNNNNNNNNNNNNNNNNNNNNNNNNNNNNNNNNNNNNNNNNNNNNNNNNNNNNNNNNNNNNNNNNNNNNNNNNNNNNNNNNNNNNNNNNNNNNNNNNNNNNNNNNNNNNNNNNNNagcttgccatggaaaggagtaagaaggattggatgaagacagtaggaaagcagagagacggaagggaaggcatcttcatgcgcttatctgaagttcctaccaatgaattacataagtacctctatctttatctttatgtttttaagcgttcatcaccatatccatttgagtttgcctgactaagatttacaagatgaccatagcttgcttcataccaacaatctctgtgggatcgacccttactcgcgtaaggtttattacttggacgacccaatacacttgctggttagttgtgcgaagttgtgtttatgccatggtattgaacaccaagtttttggattcattaccggggattatttgagttgtgaaaagtattgatcacaatttcgtgcaccacgtacacgtgggtgttctcgtgccccaagCACAATactagcacagttctggcataactctctggaaaatggctgggcattgggtgcagcaccatcggcgcgcccgcgcacatcacgcgcacgcgtggatggcattttcgcgaataacggcgcgcacgcgccaagtgcgcccacgcgcaaggggtcattctgctaaaaattttctaagttaaaagctgcagaattcacagatttaaaccccaaccttccaatggacataacttcctcattttaaatcgtttttcacccgttcttcgaacggcatgaacttcccggatccaatttcatttctaaacagatttgacacaaaacggagatccgtagtccaagttatgtcccgtcaaagtatgcccaaaaatcatgtttttcataaaaaccacaaagtgccattttcaaaacaagccatttccaactcttttcaaaatcaatcaaaacatgccattttcatccctttcctttgaaatcaatcaaaatacatcaatttcaacatcaagcctcctcaactcacacattgacactttaccataatatacaaaatcactatcccatcattttaacccacttcacccaagtggctcaaactcaaacatattgacatatcatatactNNNNNNNNNNNNNNNNNNNNNNNNNNNNNNNNNNNNNNNNNNNNNNNNNNNNNNNNNNNNNNNNNNNNNNNNNNNNNNNNNNNNNNNNNNNNNNNNNNNNNNNNNNNNNNNNNNNNNNNNNNNNNNNNNNNNNNNNNNNNNNNNNNNNNNNNNNNNNNNNNNNNNNNNNNNNNNNNNNNNNNNNNNNNNNNNNNNNNNNNNNNNNNNNNNNNNNNNNNNNNNNNNNNNNNNNNNNNNNNNNNNNNNNNNNNNNNNNNNNNNNNNNNNNNNNNNNNNNNNNNNNNNNNNNNNNNNNNNNNNNNNNNNNNNNNNNNNNNNNNNNNNNNNNNNNNNNNNNNNNNNNNNNNNNNNNNNNNNNNNNNNNNNNNNNNNNNNNNNNNNNNNNNNNNNNNNNNNNNNNNNNNNNNNNNNNNNNNNNNNNNNNNNNNNNNNNNNNNNNNNNNNNNNNNNNNNNNNNNNNNNNNNNNNNNNNNNNNNNNNNNNNNNNNNNNNNNNNNNNNNNNNNNNNNNNNNNNNNNNNNNNNNNNNNNNNNNNNNNNNNNNNNNNNNNNNNNNNNNNNNNNNNNNNNNNNNNNNNNNNNNNNNNNNNNNNNNNNNNNNNNNNNNNNNNNNNNNNNNNNNNNNNNNNNNNNNNNNNNNNNNNNNNNNNNNNNNNNNNNNNNNNNNNNNNNNNNNNNNNNNNNNNNNNNNNNNNNNNNNNNNNNNNNNNNNtcggtttggcccgttcggtccaatcttggtccgaattctataaaattgatACCGAAATTCtcatctcaatctcctctatcatatttagccataaaaatcacattttaggctttctagaatgaattctcatttatggttaattagccgttaattaaccgggttttacatacATCACGGCATCGTATATGATAGATTGTACATTTAGATAgttactttatatttatatttatgcattttcataatttatatatttatttaatttaaataaaaaatccttagAATAATACATATGAGAACAAGATTATATATGCATTAAAAACTtagtgtttttaaaatttttgttgataaagaaaaatttttctttCCCCAACAATAATATGCAACCTTTCTGGACTCAAAAATTAAGTAGTTAGCAGAGGATTCAGTAGTTTTACCTTCCTGCCCCTAACTGGAAATCGAACGTGGCCGGAAAATGAGTTTGCAGGGTTGGGTTCGTTGATTCGCCTCCTAAACCCAAcgattcttcattcttcttttgtCTTCGATTTGCGGCGACCTTGATTCCAAGATTACCAATGTCCTACCTCCCTCTTTGCTTCCAATTTTCCTTTTTTGATCTCTGAAATTGGCGTTTCCATTGCAGTTCTTAAGCAAAGTAGTTTTTTTTCTCTCTGGGGTTATCGGTAGAAACTGGGAGAGAATATGATAACTCGCTCTAAACTTGCGGAGCAGCTCAGAGAATATCAGATCCGATCCCAACACAGCTACTCTCCCCTCACTTTCTTCTCTCCCAAGCTCTATTTTCATTCAAGGTAACACTTTTTTTCCCGTTTCGATTCCTTTTTTCACTCCTCCAATTGGAATTAACATTTAACAGTTTGTTAGGAAGTACAGGTAAATAAAGGGAGGAAAAAAAATCCTTTTGTCTTGTAACTATTAGATATCAGTAGAGTACCCCCTAAATTTCCTTTTAGGGTTACAGAGAAAAGGGAAATCTTGAATAGCATCATGTCTTGTGATCATTTTGTAGCTAAGGGTATTTGTTTCACTTCAGTTGTTAATTGTGATTGAAAATGATTCATACAAGCTTATGAAGAGCTAAGGTTTCTTCTGGTGAAGCTAAGATATGCTACCCTTTAGATATATCTTTTCTGATCAAGCTTGTTATAGTAGTTtttgaagttgatcctttttCAGCTATGTCTATTGGGATGTAAATGTATTGCTGAACTGATGTCTAGTACACCTGCatttgatttgattggattTGATTTATCAGTTATAGTCCACAATCCACACTGTGATTTTTCTTATGGACCATGAAAGTACCAAGTGTTTTTTATTCCATAACAATGAAAGCACTTCATCTGTTTCCATCTCTTTAGTTTTATGTAAGATTTAAATTGCAAGTGAGAATTTGCCATATTTGGTTTTGGTCCATTACTGAGGATTCCATTGTGCAGTATCTTGTAGCACTTACAAATGAGGGTCAATTTGTTAGTATTCTACATTTCTGATAAATAAATCCACTGTAGAATTGGATGCTCTCTTGAAAGAGAAACTGGGTAATTTGCAAAAATTGGTCAAGGTTCCTTTTCTGTTTGATTTATTAATGTAATAATGTTAGAAATGCATTTGAAGATTATGGCATATCATTGGTGGTATTATGCTTGACATTTTTCTTGTGTTATTGCAGGGTTGATGTTGCTGTGGCAATTGGTTTCGCTTTATTGTTCACCATGCTGGTGGTCTTATCGGTGATGACCCTCTATTTGAGGTGTTTTCGGCTTTTTTTGGTTGTCATAGGCTTATGTATATTTCTTCCTGTGCGCCTAAGGCTGTCACGACAAACACTGGCAAGGAAGAGGGAAAGAAGACTGCCATTGTCCATATGAACTCATTCTGGTGATATCTCACATTGGATACAGCGGCAGGCAAGGGATTATATTTCTTGGCTGTTAGTTAATTTGTTCCTTGATATGGACATTCTTGCTGCTGCCCACAGAACATCTTCCTGCCTCTTTGAGCTGGAAATGGTATTCTTGAGCTCAACACATATGCAAAAACTAAGTGAATTTTCTCTTACTTTGTTTCTTGATTAGCTTTTAGATTTGAAACATCTGAGCATCAAGCTAAAATGATCTGCAGTTAGCCTTTTCATACATTATCTGCAGCTTTAATAGTGTAGAGGTGTATAATTTGCAAATGTAAATAGTTAAAGGAAAtgaacaaatataaataaaacattcAAAACTCTGGAAATTGCAGCCTAGTTGTCCAAGAAAATTATGGTATGTCCAGTCACTACCTGATGCACTGACTTCTTTATAACTTCTTATCATTAATCTTTCTGGTATTCTCCAACTCAATAGATCTTCTGGTTGAGATACTAATTTCAGCATGCTTCCTCCAAAATCTGTCCAGGTAACCTAAGAATGCTCTGTTTAATTGAATGATGACGATTGAGTATTTCAAGTGGGGTTTATATGCAAGTACGTAGGTGtccctttttgtttttggtttaggCAATAAAGAAGTCCTATTCACTTCATAACGAGCAAGGTTAGAATGGAGATTGCATGCTGTATACAAAGCAAAATCCAAGGCCAATGTAATCCTCGTTTGTGAGTTGCTTAGTGCTGTCATGGTCCCTTCTCGTGCTACCTTTAGGACATTGCTCAAGGCACTGAATATCATGAGCAAGAGaatagagaaaaaataattagcATATGGCCCTCCATCAGGTATTTCTTATGTTATTTGGGGcttcttttggattttagatgATATGATCCATGCCTAACAATTATTCTAGCATCCTTGTGATTCTTTTCTATCTGCTACATAATCTCCAGGTGTCTTTTTCCATGCAGACACTTACTCCTACCAAAATGCCAAAAATATCTCCTCATGAATATATTTGTTTAGtaatcttttaaataaaaaaaaaaacgcttttataacatactaaaatcaaactctacaatttattatttaattgctAAAAAGAAATAGTTTTACATGAAAatgattataaaattttgttggaGTATCCATTTCTTTTAACCATAACTATGAATACTGGATAAGGAGGTATCCTTTGGAGGAGAAGCTAGGGAGAACTATCTCATCACTGTTTCCTGTTTGTAATACTTTAACAGGAATCTAATCCAATGAACGTTCATTGGTAGCTTCGTATGATGGCATTTGACCAACTTCAATAGATATGTCTCGTACTTATATTAAcatgatatatgtatataaaaatcagtcatcgtatataatatatattgaaatataaaaaatatatattaaaaataaattaaacaatatatgtatttatatataaatatattataactattttttgtgtatatgtaacatttttatacatatataaccTCACGCATGATATATTGCATTATTGAAACTTGAAACACATGAAAAATGTTTATTAATATTCCGcacatttcttatttttattacgGATAAGCCAGTTCAAGCTGATTTCTACATGCCGTTATGTTAATGGCGTGTTTTGAATTGAATTCTTTGCTATTGGGTACGTTTGGAGAAGAAACGTGGTTGCCGTGGTTATATTAATAATAGTTAGATGGAATTGTTTTACGGTGCCTTTTGAGATATGTGTTgaacattgatttttttttttcaaaaatattatttatatactaaaattagtcaccatgtatttatatataaatatattttttgtttaatatatttttgtatattttatattctaacatattttatattagtggctgattttgatagttaattttagtatatacctAATACAgtaattcattttttattgtttgcttATGTGTGACCAAATGAAAGATTACTCAGTTACAAGGCTAAAAAGCGAAATTATTGGACACAATCCCACTTAGTTTATAGTTTAAACAAAATCAACTCAATAAGTATCATTAGTTTTGGGGGGTTGAATGGTCTATCAACTCAATACGTATCATTAGTTTTGGGCGGTTAAATTGACCATTTTGTAGCACTTAAGAAACTTGTGTCTTAAGCATTATGTTTGCCTATATTCATTGCATTCTTGTATGTTGTATTTGTAAGTCAgcaacaaatataattttattcaaggaatgaatgaatgcattggtGGGGAGATGAGACGTGCATAGCCGAAAGCAAAAGTGGACGAGCTCAAAATGTGTAGCAGTTCCCACCCCGTACTCACCTCTTTACAAAACAAATCTTTTGCTTGAccaaaaaatctgaaaaaatataatacaggttttaattttcatgcctctctttttctttagactttatttacttattctatcttttcttcattctctcattttgtcttttcttttatataaaaaaaaccacaaataaataaacttcAACTTTAAAGTGTTTTTAGGTTTCTAGTAATTTTAgctactaaaattattttttgagtaaTTACCCAAATTAGTTTcaagaatattaaaaatagacatTTTAGTTTTCAAGAGaaattaatacacaaaaatatttttaaggttTTACTCAGACAGATAAATCAGTTTTTAGTTTATCTTTCGATAGAGTAATTACCTAGATCAATctctaagaattttaaaaacagACATTTAGTCCCCCAAAAAAGTTAATACACAGATCAATATCCAACGTTTTTTTCCACTAGACATAACAATCTTTcgttaaaaaaaagtaaaataaaattattattattattattattattattattattattattattattattattatttacacaATAATACTGTACCATATTGTTCCGCCCCAATCCACAAGCAAATCGGGTTCGGGTATCCTCCGCGAATCGACCCACGGGTTCTCCAACCCACCAATTCACCTCATTCTCCTACCTCGTCAGAGCATCTGGACAGTTGGAAAGGAAGCTTCCAGGAAAGAGGATCTGCACATGTGGGACCCACTTTAGTACAGACTATATAAGGGGAGGGTCCTACCCCTCCCCCCAAGTACGTCACCTACTTTACCCTAATTGCCGCCTCTGGTATGGACGCTAACTTGAGCGTTGGAGTCCTTGCAGGTGGCACTCCCCCCTTGTCAGCTCGGAAGAGTCTCATCCACCTTCCTTCCGGAGCTCCTCTAGGCCAAGCATCCAGCAACCCACCAATTCTCCAGCTCCATTTTACTAGACCCGTTTCGGACCCGAGCAATCGAACATTGGCACCGT
The Arachis duranensis cultivar V14167 chromosome 5, aradu.V14167.gnm2.J7QH, whole genome shotgun sequence genome window above contains:
- the LOC107487856 gene encoding uncharacterized protein LOC107487856, whose protein sequence is MITRSKLAEQLREYQIRSQHSYSPLTFFSPKLYFHSRVDVAVAIGFALLFTMLVVLSVMTLYLRCFRLFLVVIGLCIFLPVRLRLSRQTLARKRERRLPLSI